One region of Eupeodes corollae chromosome 1, idEupCoro1.1, whole genome shotgun sequence genomic DNA includes:
- the LOC129941791 gene encoding uncharacterized protein LOC129941791 gives MCKFNSRLFVFLVVGSLLLLTPTTLIKARPLEKRSIIDMLGFGNDYDLRYDQRQKGLENFRLKLDGFFIGVPAEATGLFLTSEEFIDVLSDELLSSRRRDENQGQSGENKSTPSQMVASDLIQKQVENYQRAEIEKAEEEGLLSQKTYGEARGDSNRGSRTKLYLMNLIDYIRKNRRN, from the exons ATGTGTAAGTTTAATTCGCGTTTGTTTGTCTTTCTGGTAGTTGGTTCATTGTTGTTATTGACGCCGACGACGCTGATTAAAGCTAGACCACTTGAAAAAAGATCTATAATCGATATGTTAGGCTTTGGAAATGACTACGATCTACGTTATGATCAACGTCAAAAAGGTCTCGAGAATTTCAGATTGAAATTGGATGGATTCTTTATTGGTGTTCCAGCTGAAGCGACAGGATTATTTTTGACAAGTGAAGAATTTATCGATGTTTTGA GCGATGAGCTTCTATCCAGTCGTCGTCGTGACGAAAACCAAGGTCAATCGGGTGAAAATAAATCGACACCTAGTCAAATGGTTGCTTCGGATTTGATACAAAAACAAGTTGAAAATTACCAGAGAGCAGAGATCGAAAAAGCGGAAGAAGAGGGTTTGCTGTCTCAAAAAACATATGGTGAAGCAAGAGGTGATTCTAATCGTGGATCGAG AACAAAACTCTACCTTATGAACTTAATCGATTATATCCGCAAAAATCGACGAAACTGA
- the LOC129953876 gene encoding probable serine/threonine-protein kinase DDB_G0286465 isoform X1 has translation MTDSLKLAEMQRTSIEFERQRHLANWFIKSSPHMATPTSPMNGSGAPPTNGAANPSSSTTNNTTQQQLTTSGNGTKNGTITTTNPLFFIMPNSNANHHHQQAAATATGGVGNGSAVGKQNAGGVGVGTSSHHSHHHPGMGGNLVVSSRSQIFTSQTNLPLQILTASSAQEGRKPKLRRFNSHDTSANMFSVADFENARLARRNEIELKQRMQQQRMKMNSLSSGGDCSTGDSKGSKYSNDSQTDPLPAEVFLDRYSLPRVVRISYKMKFSHETLQSSSSNGSSTSTQSSTASSSASVGQSNNNNNNNNNNNNHASGNNKSNSDFSKENGELFLLYRLIQQRHLYHGHNAKTGAANRKKGVIIPQEFPGYFSPINDKGVPTATLYTTLIQLVRERVYKFISVDNLPAFTESQSAEGYAARPQYIKTTARGGQVFRLLAVFEDGKQQESSASSNKISSASGREKEKGRYAQLLNENRQVLYVSLSTKGKFYEIEPGVPQILQKVNSSDGQKKVNPDCVHRITALIAPNKELPMTIRYISGPTGTTNSIPENLTISRITMENVVIACPIESVEAQNPLHLRKLHITPEMILVKYLLGFENEQRMLANQNVQNILKFCQFNCDQFLKMVEVEILHRPERSGSKSRVDGLKILKPLNFPKLLRREKTSIAHEKEDSIIFLSKNDLANMEAKDDQKQSSSGHNRISEKMKVFQSTKKKWFRRNEKHTSLTSLDLDVQAKRMSMERYNDMSKMLQERFGANLDTESISERSTSEIGIQEPGNSKKPPLQKSLSLQEVDLVGKPDLLPKNFTESTDTMNENEHEHEHDDDGDGDLENKPPQSFITQKLYTEFYVKTRQYSKSSSSLHQLLHFSVPQKMNVVEMKKSQSTKEPKTPTSKKLEFNIGEEVTAGFDAASSPNAILDDLPYSSVRDSLLLSSDESSNELCSPNPAHMALNLIDHTKENIYAEICHGDTVTITNANNGFRIETGSFAANANNQQTSTSIGVPVSVSDYGTVAGPSAVSRVQINCSNSPVLGNRPNIKINANYNNHNNNRSVSSDEDNIYNTLK, from the exons atgacAGACTCGTTGAAATTGGCAGAAATGCAACGCACTAGCATTGAATTCGAAAGACAACGACATCTGGCGAATTGGTTTATAAAAAGCAGTCCACATATGGCAACGCCTACGAGTCCAATGAATGGCAGCG GTGCTCCACCAACTAACGGTGCTGCTAATCCATCATCCTCCACCACCAATAACACCACACAACAACAACTAACAACTTCAGGGAACGGTACAAAAAACGGAACAATCACCACAACGAATccgttgttttttataatgcCTAACAGCAATGCCAACCACCATCACCAACAAGCGGCTGCAACAGCAACTGGCGGAGTTGGGAATGGTAGTGCGGTCGGTAAACAGAACGCGGGCGGTGTTGGCGTTGGTACATCATCTCATCATTCACATCATCATCCAGGAATGGGTGGTAATTTAGTTGTGTCTAGTAGATCACAGATATTTACCTCACAAACAAATTTACCACTTCAAATTTTAACTGCATCCTCAGCCCAGGAGGGACGTAAGCCAAAGCTGCGACGTTTCAATTCGCATGATACCTCGGCGAATATGTTTTCAGTGGCGGACTTTGAGAATGCGAGACTGGCGCGACggaatgaaattgaattgaaacagCGAATGCAACAGCAGCGGATGAAAATGAATTCCCTTAGTTCAGGCGGTGACTGCTCAACAGGTGATAGTAAAGGATCTAAGTACAGTAAtgat tcccAAACAGATCCTTTACCAGCTGAAGTATTTCTTGATCGATACTCGCTTCCGCGAGTCGTTCGGATCtcatataaaatgaaatttagtCATGAGACTTTGCAATCATCATCGTCGAATGGTTCGTCAACATCGACGCAGTCTTCAACTGCATCGTCATCGGCTTCGGTGGGACAaagcaataacaataataataataacaacaacaataataatcatGCCAGTGGCAACAACAAAAGCAATagtgatttttcaaaagagaATGGTGAACTGTTTTTGCTATATCGGCTTATACAACAGAGGCACCTTTATCATGGTCATAATGCCAAAACTGGGGCTGCGAATCGCAAAAAAGGAGTTATAATACCACAAGAGTTTCCAG GCTACTTCTCGCCCATAAATGACAAAGGTGTTCCCACGGCAACCCTCTACACGACCCTAATTCAACTTGTAAGAGAACGAGTCTACAAATTCATTTCGGTTGACAATCTGCCAGCATTTACTGAATCTCAATCAGCTGAAGGCTATGCAGCTCGTCCGCAATACATCAAAACCACAGCTCGTGGAGGCCAAGTATTCCGATTGTTGGCAGTTTTTGAAGATGGAAAACAACAAGAATCATCAGCCTCATCGAATAAGATTTCTAGCGCTTCAGGTCGGGAGAAGGAAAAAGGTCGATATGCTCAGTTGTTGAACGAGAACCGTCAAGTTCTCTATGTATCCCTATCGACCAAGGGAAAATTCTACGAAATCGAACCAGGTGTTCCACAAATTCTGCAAAAAGTCAACTCTTCCGATGGGCAAAAGAAAGTCAATCCAGATTGTGTGCATAGAATCACAGCACTTATAGCCCCGAATAAAGAACTCCCGATGACAATTCGCTACATATCCGGCCCGACGGGAACGACTAATTCCATACCGGAAAATCTCACAATAAGTCGAATTACTATGGAGAACGTTGTTATAGCCTGTCCTATTGAGAGTGTCGAGGCACAAAATCCTCTTCATTTGCGAAAGCTTCACATAACTCCCGAAATGATCTTGGTCAAATACCTGCTGGGCTTTGAAAACGAGCAGCGAATGTTGGCCAATCAGAATGTTCAGAACATCCTCAAGTTCTGTCAGTTCAATTgtgatcaatttttgaaaatggttgAAGTCGAAATTTTACATCGACCCGAACGTTCGGGCAGCAAGAGCCGCGTAGATGGCCTAAAAATCCTCAAACCCCTGAATTTCCCGAAGCTGCTGCGGCGCGAAAAGACCTCCATAGCTCACGAGAAAGAAGATTCTATCATATTTCTTAGCAAAAACGACTTGGCCAACATGGAAGCCAAAGATGATCAGAAACAGTCATCCTCTGGCCACAATAGGATCTCAGAAAAAATGAAAGTATTCCAGTCGACCAAAAAGAAGTGGTTCCGTCGCAATGAGAAGCACACTTCGTTGACAAGTCTAGACCTCGATGTTCAGGCTAAGCGGATGAGCATGGAACGATACAATGACATGTCGAAGATGCTGCAGGAAAGATTTGGTGCAAATTTGGATACAGAATCCATTTCGGAAAGATCTACATCAGAAATTGGCATCCAGGAACCAGGCAATTCAAAGAAACCACCGCTTCAGAAGAGTTTGAGTTTGCAAGAGGTTGATTTGGTGGGGAAACCCGACCTGTTGCCCAAGAACTTCACTGAAAGTACTGACACCATGAACGAGAATGAACACGAGCATGAACATGACGACGACGGTGACGGTGATCTGGAGAACAAGCCACCCCAATCATTCATCACTCAAAAACTCTACACCGAGTTCTATGTCAAGACCCGACAGTACAGCAAATCATCTTCGAGCCTCCACCAATTGTTGCATTTCTCAGTGCCCCAAAAAATGAATGTGGTCGAGATGAAAAAGAGCCAGTCGACTAAGGAACCAAAAACCCCAACATCAAAAAAGCTCGAATTCAATATTGGCGAAGAAGTCACCGCTGGATTCGATGCGGCCAGCAGCCCAAATGCAATCCTCGATGACCTACCCTACAGCAGTGTTCGTGATTCACTTCTCCTGTCCAGCGATGAGTCATCGAACGAGCTATGCTCTCCAAATCCCGCCCACATGGCTCTCAATCTCATCGATCACACCAAGGAGAACATCTATGCGGAAATCTGTCATGGCGACACTGTTACCATCACCAACGCCAATAATGGCTTTCGCATAGAGACTGGGTCCTTTGCTGCGAATGCGAACAATCAACAAACCTCTACCAGTATTGGAGTGCCGGTGTCGGTGTCGGACTATGGTACCGTTGCCGGTCCTTCCGCCGTAAGTCGTGTGCAGATAAACTGCTCCAACAGTCCGGTGCTAGGAAACAGACCCAATATCAAAATCAATGCTAATTACAACAACCACAATAATAATCGATCAGTCTCTTCCGACGAGGATAACATCTACAACACCCTCAAATGA
- the LOC129953876 gene encoding uncharacterized protein LOC129953876 isoform X2, with product MTDSLKLAEMQRTSIEFERQRHLANWFIKSSPHMATPTSPMNGSGAPPTNGAANPSSSTTNNTTQQQLTTSGNGTKNGTITTTNPLFFIMPNSNANHHHQQAAATATGGVGNGSAVGKQNAGGVGVGTSSHHSHHHPGMGAQEGRKPKLRRFNSHDTSANMFSVADFENARLARRNEIELKQRMQQQRMKMNSLSSGGDCSTGDSKGSKYSNDSQTDPLPAEVFLDRYSLPRVVRISYKMKFSHETLQSSSSNGSSTSTQSSTASSSASVGQSNNNNNNNNNNNNHASGNNKSNSDFSKENGELFLLYRLIQQRHLYHGHNAKTGAANRKKGVIIPQEFPGYFSPINDKGVPTATLYTTLIQLVRERVYKFISVDNLPAFTESQSAEGYAARPQYIKTTARGGQVFRLLAVFEDGKQQESSASSNKISSASGREKEKGRYAQLLNENRQVLYVSLSTKGKFYEIEPGVPQILQKVNSSDGQKKVNPDCVHRITALIAPNKELPMTIRYISGPTGTTNSIPENLTISRITMENVVIACPIESVEAQNPLHLRKLHITPEMILVKYLLGFENEQRMLANQNVQNILKFCQFNCDQFLKMVEVEILHRPERSGSKSRVDGLKILKPLNFPKLLRREKTSIAHEKEDSIIFLSKNDLANMEAKDDQKQSSSGHNRISEKMKVFQSTKKKWFRRNEKHTSLTSLDLDVQAKRMSMERYNDMSKMLQERFGANLDTESISERSTSEIGIQEPGNSKKPPLQKSLSLQEVDLVGKPDLLPKNFTESTDTMNENEHEHEHDDDGDGDLENKPPQSFITQKLYTEFYVKTRQYSKSSSSLHQLLHFSVPQKMNVVEMKKSQSTKEPKTPTSKKLEFNIGEEVTAGFDAASSPNAILDDLPYSSVRDSLLLSSDESSNELCSPNPAHMALNLIDHTKENIYAEICHGDTVTITNANNGFRIETGSFAANANNQQTSTSIGVPVSVSDYGTVAGPSAVSRVQINCSNSPVLGNRPNIKINANYNNHNNNRSVSSDEDNIYNTLK from the exons atgacAGACTCGTTGAAATTGGCAGAAATGCAACGCACTAGCATTGAATTCGAAAGACAACGACATCTGGCGAATTGGTTTATAAAAAGCAGTCCACATATGGCAACGCCTACGAGTCCAATGAATGGCAGCG GTGCTCCACCAACTAACGGTGCTGCTAATCCATCATCCTCCACCACCAATAACACCACACAACAACAACTAACAACTTCAGGGAACGGTACAAAAAACGGAACAATCACCACAACGAATccgttgttttttataatgcCTAACAGCAATGCCAACCACCATCACCAACAAGCGGCTGCAACAGCAACTGGCGGAGTTGGGAATGGTAGTGCGGTCGGTAAACAGAACGCGGGCGGTGTTGGCGTTGGTACATCATCTCATCATTCACATCATCATCCAGGAATGGGTG CCCAGGAGGGACGTAAGCCAAAGCTGCGACGTTTCAATTCGCATGATACCTCGGCGAATATGTTTTCAGTGGCGGACTTTGAGAATGCGAGACTGGCGCGACggaatgaaattgaattgaaacagCGAATGCAACAGCAGCGGATGAAAATGAATTCCCTTAGTTCAGGCGGTGACTGCTCAACAGGTGATAGTAAAGGATCTAAGTACAGTAAtgat tcccAAACAGATCCTTTACCAGCTGAAGTATTTCTTGATCGATACTCGCTTCCGCGAGTCGTTCGGATCtcatataaaatgaaatttagtCATGAGACTTTGCAATCATCATCGTCGAATGGTTCGTCAACATCGACGCAGTCTTCAACTGCATCGTCATCGGCTTCGGTGGGACAaagcaataacaataataataataacaacaacaataataatcatGCCAGTGGCAACAACAAAAGCAATagtgatttttcaaaagagaATGGTGAACTGTTTTTGCTATATCGGCTTATACAACAGAGGCACCTTTATCATGGTCATAATGCCAAAACTGGGGCTGCGAATCGCAAAAAAGGAGTTATAATACCACAAGAGTTTCCAG GCTACTTCTCGCCCATAAATGACAAAGGTGTTCCCACGGCAACCCTCTACACGACCCTAATTCAACTTGTAAGAGAACGAGTCTACAAATTCATTTCGGTTGACAATCTGCCAGCATTTACTGAATCTCAATCAGCTGAAGGCTATGCAGCTCGTCCGCAATACATCAAAACCACAGCTCGTGGAGGCCAAGTATTCCGATTGTTGGCAGTTTTTGAAGATGGAAAACAACAAGAATCATCAGCCTCATCGAATAAGATTTCTAGCGCTTCAGGTCGGGAGAAGGAAAAAGGTCGATATGCTCAGTTGTTGAACGAGAACCGTCAAGTTCTCTATGTATCCCTATCGACCAAGGGAAAATTCTACGAAATCGAACCAGGTGTTCCACAAATTCTGCAAAAAGTCAACTCTTCCGATGGGCAAAAGAAAGTCAATCCAGATTGTGTGCATAGAATCACAGCACTTATAGCCCCGAATAAAGAACTCCCGATGACAATTCGCTACATATCCGGCCCGACGGGAACGACTAATTCCATACCGGAAAATCTCACAATAAGTCGAATTACTATGGAGAACGTTGTTATAGCCTGTCCTATTGAGAGTGTCGAGGCACAAAATCCTCTTCATTTGCGAAAGCTTCACATAACTCCCGAAATGATCTTGGTCAAATACCTGCTGGGCTTTGAAAACGAGCAGCGAATGTTGGCCAATCAGAATGTTCAGAACATCCTCAAGTTCTGTCAGTTCAATTgtgatcaatttttgaaaatggttgAAGTCGAAATTTTACATCGACCCGAACGTTCGGGCAGCAAGAGCCGCGTAGATGGCCTAAAAATCCTCAAACCCCTGAATTTCCCGAAGCTGCTGCGGCGCGAAAAGACCTCCATAGCTCACGAGAAAGAAGATTCTATCATATTTCTTAGCAAAAACGACTTGGCCAACATGGAAGCCAAAGATGATCAGAAACAGTCATCCTCTGGCCACAATAGGATCTCAGAAAAAATGAAAGTATTCCAGTCGACCAAAAAGAAGTGGTTCCGTCGCAATGAGAAGCACACTTCGTTGACAAGTCTAGACCTCGATGTTCAGGCTAAGCGGATGAGCATGGAACGATACAATGACATGTCGAAGATGCTGCAGGAAAGATTTGGTGCAAATTTGGATACAGAATCCATTTCGGAAAGATCTACATCAGAAATTGGCATCCAGGAACCAGGCAATTCAAAGAAACCACCGCTTCAGAAGAGTTTGAGTTTGCAAGAGGTTGATTTGGTGGGGAAACCCGACCTGTTGCCCAAGAACTTCACTGAAAGTACTGACACCATGAACGAGAATGAACACGAGCATGAACATGACGACGACGGTGACGGTGATCTGGAGAACAAGCCACCCCAATCATTCATCACTCAAAAACTCTACACCGAGTTCTATGTCAAGACCCGACAGTACAGCAAATCATCTTCGAGCCTCCACCAATTGTTGCATTTCTCAGTGCCCCAAAAAATGAATGTGGTCGAGATGAAAAAGAGCCAGTCGACTAAGGAACCAAAAACCCCAACATCAAAAAAGCTCGAATTCAATATTGGCGAAGAAGTCACCGCTGGATTCGATGCGGCCAGCAGCCCAAATGCAATCCTCGATGACCTACCCTACAGCAGTGTTCGTGATTCACTTCTCCTGTCCAGCGATGAGTCATCGAACGAGCTATGCTCTCCAAATCCCGCCCACATGGCTCTCAATCTCATCGATCACACCAAGGAGAACATCTATGCGGAAATCTGTCATGGCGACACTGTTACCATCACCAACGCCAATAATGGCTTTCGCATAGAGACTGGGTCCTTTGCTGCGAATGCGAACAATCAACAAACCTCTACCAGTATTGGAGTGCCGGTGTCGGTGTCGGACTATGGTACCGTTGCCGGTCCTTCCGCCGTAAGTCGTGTGCAGATAAACTGCTCCAACAGTCCGGTGCTAGGAAACAGACCCAATATCAAAATCAATGCTAATTACAACAACCACAATAATAATCGATCAGTCTCTTCCGACGAGGATAACATCTACAACACCCTCAAATGA